The following proteins are co-located in the Chaetodon auriga isolate fChaAug3 chromosome 23, fChaAug3.hap1, whole genome shotgun sequence genome:
- the rcbtb1 gene encoding RCC1 and BTB domain-containing protein 1 isoform X1, with protein sequence MERCFSVSRDESAPCSSPPPASPPPPPHALPSSRQPPPIPPSSPPSALTPPPRQGRLSFAGAMVDVSKWPLFSLLNPEELATIRQACVFGTSANEVIYITHSNEVFVFGLNCSSCLGTGDSLSTIVPKKLDFLRGKKVVSLSYGSGPHVLLATDDGQLFAWGHNGYSQIGNGNTNQGLSPVLVTANLQDKKVREVACGSHHSMALTHDGEVFAWGYNNCGQIGSGSTANQLYPRKVTGCLQGKAAVGITCGQTSSVAVIDNGEVYGWGYNGNGQLGIGNNGNQLTPCRVAALQGLCIQQIVSGYGHCLALTDEGLLYAWGANTYGQLGTGNRSNHLKPVQIMADKERIVEVAACHSTHTSAAKTQSGQVYMWGQCRGQSLVMPHLTHFTSTDDVFACFATPSVMWRLMSMEHDDFLTVGEALRKEFDSPETADLKFSVDGKCIHVHKAVLKIRCEHFRSMFRSQWTEDQQDVIQIDQFSYPVYRSFLQFLYTDTVDLPPEDAIGLLDLATSYCENRLKRLCQQIIKRGITVENAFTLLSAAIRYDAEDLEVFCFRFCVNHLTQVTQTGAFWQVDGAMLKEFISKASRCGAFKN encoded by the exons ATGGAGCGATGCTTTAG CGTCAGCAGGGATGAATCTGCTCCTtgctcctcacctcctccagcatcgcctcctcctcctcctcacgcCCTCCCTTCTTCTCGTCAGCCCCCTcctatccctccatcctctcccccCTCAGCCCTGACTCCTCCACCGCGACAGGGAAGGCTGAGTTTTGCGGGAGCCATGGTGGACGTCAGCAAGTGGCCCCTGTTCTCTCTGCTGAACCCTGAGGAACTAGCCACAATCCGACAGGCATGTGTTTTTGGAACCTCTGCTAATGAGGTCATCTACATCACACACAGCAATGag gtgtttgtgtttgggttgaactgcagcagctgccttgGCACAGGAGACAGTCTGAGCACCATTGTGCCAAAGAAACTGGACTTCCTGCGGGGGAAGAAGGTGGTCAGCCTGAGCTATGGCAGCGGGCCTCACGTCCTGTTGGCTACTGACg ATGGACAGCTGTTTGCTTGGGGTCACAATGGCTACAGTCAGATAGGGAATGGGAATACCAACCAGGGACTGTCCCCGGTGCTGGTCACCGCTAACCTGCAGGACAAGAAAGTGAGAGAAGTTGCATGTGGCTCTCATCACTCCATGGCCCTCACTCACGATGGAGAG GTCTTTGCGTGGGGTTATAATAACTGTGGTCAGATTGGCTCGGGCTCCACAGCCAACCAGCTCTACCCCAGGAAAGTGACGGGCTGCCTGCAGGGCAAGGCTGCTGTCGGCATCACATGTGGACAGACCTCCTCCGTGGCTGTGATCGACAACGGAGAG GTTTATGGCTGGGGATATAATGGGAACGGACAGCTTGGTATCGGTAACAATGGAAACCAGCTCACGCCCTGCCGCGTCGCTGCGCTCCAGGGCCTGTGCATTCAACAG ATCGTGTCAGGCTACGGCCACTGCCTGGCACTAACAGATGAAGGGCTGCTGTACGCCTGGGGAGCAAACACCTACGGTCAACTGGGAACTGGCAACAGGAGCAACCACCTGAAACCAGTCCAAATCATGGCTGACAAAGAGAG GATTGTCGAGGTCGCAGCATGCCATTcaacacacacttcagcagcCAAGACCCAAAGCGGACAG gtgTACATGTGGGGTCAGTGTCGGGGGCAGTCCCTCGTCATGCcacacctcacacacttcacGAGCACTGACGACGTCTTCGCCTGCTTCGCCACGCCGTCCGTCATGTGGAGGCTCATGTCTAtgg AGCACGATGACTTCCTGACCGTCGGGGAGGCTCTGAGGAAAGAGTTCGACAGCCCGGAAACGGCTGACCTGAAGTTCAGCGTTGACGGCAAATGCATTCACGTTCACAAAGCTGTGCTGAAGATCAG GTGTGAGCATTTCCGGTCCATGTTTCGCTCCCAGTGGACGGAGGATCAGCAGGATGTGATCCAGATCGACCAGTTCTCTTACCCCGTCTACAGATCCTTCCTGCAGTTCCTCTACACGGACACTGTTGACCTTCCGCCTGAGGATGCTATCG GCCTGTTGGACCTGGCCACCTCTTACTGTGAAAACCGCCTGAAGCGTCTGTGTCAGCAGATCATCAAGAGAGGAATCACTGTGGAAAATGCCTTTaccctgctgtctgctgccatACGATACGATGCAGAG GACCTGGAAGTGTTTTGTTTCAGGTTTTGCGTAAACCATCTGACTCAGGTGACTCAGACTGGAGCCTTCTGGCAGGTGGACGGAGCCATGCTCAAGGAGTTCATCAGCAAAGCTAGCCGCTGCGGAGCCTTCAAGAACTGA
- the rcbtb1 gene encoding RCC1 and BTB domain-containing protein 1 isoform X2 yields MVDVSKWPLFSLLNPEELATIRQACVFGTSANEVIYITHSNEVFVFGLNCSSCLGTGDSLSTIVPKKLDFLRGKKVVSLSYGSGPHVLLATDDGQLFAWGHNGYSQIGNGNTNQGLSPVLVTANLQDKKVREVACGSHHSMALTHDGEVFAWGYNNCGQIGSGSTANQLYPRKVTGCLQGKAAVGITCGQTSSVAVIDNGEVYGWGYNGNGQLGIGNNGNQLTPCRVAALQGLCIQQIVSGYGHCLALTDEGLLYAWGANTYGQLGTGNRSNHLKPVQIMADKERIVEVAACHSTHTSAAKTQSGQVYMWGQCRGQSLVMPHLTHFTSTDDVFACFATPSVMWRLMSMEHDDFLTVGEALRKEFDSPETADLKFSVDGKCIHVHKAVLKIRCEHFRSMFRSQWTEDQQDVIQIDQFSYPVYRSFLQFLYTDTVDLPPEDAIGLLDLATSYCENRLKRLCQQIIKRGITVENAFTLLSAAIRYDAEDLEVFCFRFCVNHLTQVTQTGAFWQVDGAMLKEFISKASRCGAFKN; encoded by the exons ATGGTGGACGTCAGCAAGTGGCCCCTGTTCTCTCTGCTGAACCCTGAGGAACTAGCCACAATCCGACAGGCATGTGTTTTTGGAACCTCTGCTAATGAGGTCATCTACATCACACACAGCAATGag gtgtttgtgtttgggttgaactgcagcagctgccttgGCACAGGAGACAGTCTGAGCACCATTGTGCCAAAGAAACTGGACTTCCTGCGGGGGAAGAAGGTGGTCAGCCTGAGCTATGGCAGCGGGCCTCACGTCCTGTTGGCTACTGACg ATGGACAGCTGTTTGCTTGGGGTCACAATGGCTACAGTCAGATAGGGAATGGGAATACCAACCAGGGACTGTCCCCGGTGCTGGTCACCGCTAACCTGCAGGACAAGAAAGTGAGAGAAGTTGCATGTGGCTCTCATCACTCCATGGCCCTCACTCACGATGGAGAG GTCTTTGCGTGGGGTTATAATAACTGTGGTCAGATTGGCTCGGGCTCCACAGCCAACCAGCTCTACCCCAGGAAAGTGACGGGCTGCCTGCAGGGCAAGGCTGCTGTCGGCATCACATGTGGACAGACCTCCTCCGTGGCTGTGATCGACAACGGAGAG GTTTATGGCTGGGGATATAATGGGAACGGACAGCTTGGTATCGGTAACAATGGAAACCAGCTCACGCCCTGCCGCGTCGCTGCGCTCCAGGGCCTGTGCATTCAACAG ATCGTGTCAGGCTACGGCCACTGCCTGGCACTAACAGATGAAGGGCTGCTGTACGCCTGGGGAGCAAACACCTACGGTCAACTGGGAACTGGCAACAGGAGCAACCACCTGAAACCAGTCCAAATCATGGCTGACAAAGAGAG GATTGTCGAGGTCGCAGCATGCCATTcaacacacacttcagcagcCAAGACCCAAAGCGGACAG gtgTACATGTGGGGTCAGTGTCGGGGGCAGTCCCTCGTCATGCcacacctcacacacttcacGAGCACTGACGACGTCTTCGCCTGCTTCGCCACGCCGTCCGTCATGTGGAGGCTCATGTCTAtgg AGCACGATGACTTCCTGACCGTCGGGGAGGCTCTGAGGAAAGAGTTCGACAGCCCGGAAACGGCTGACCTGAAGTTCAGCGTTGACGGCAAATGCATTCACGTTCACAAAGCTGTGCTGAAGATCAG GTGTGAGCATTTCCGGTCCATGTTTCGCTCCCAGTGGACGGAGGATCAGCAGGATGTGATCCAGATCGACCAGTTCTCTTACCCCGTCTACAGATCCTTCCTGCAGTTCCTCTACACGGACACTGTTGACCTTCCGCCTGAGGATGCTATCG GCCTGTTGGACCTGGCCACCTCTTACTGTGAAAACCGCCTGAAGCGTCTGTGTCAGCAGATCATCAAGAGAGGAATCACTGTGGAAAATGCCTTTaccctgctgtctgctgccatACGATACGATGCAGAG GACCTGGAAGTGTTTTGTTTCAGGTTTTGCGTAAACCATCTGACTCAGGTGACTCAGACTGGAGCCTTCTGGCAGGTGGACGGAGCCATGCTCAAGGAGTTCATCAGCAAAGCTAGCCGCTGCGGAGCCTTCAAGAACTGA
- the rcbtb1 gene encoding RCC1 and BTB domain-containing protein 1 isoform X3, which translates to MAAGLTSCWLLTVFAWGYNNCGQIGSGSTANQLYPRKVTGCLQGKAAVGITCGQTSSVAVIDNGEVYGWGYNGNGQLGIGNNGNQLTPCRVAALQGLCIQQIVSGYGHCLALTDEGLLYAWGANTYGQLGTGNRSNHLKPVQIMADKERIVEVAACHSTHTSAAKTQSGQVYMWGQCRGQSLVMPHLTHFTSTDDVFACFATPSVMWRLMSMEHDDFLTVGEALRKEFDSPETADLKFSVDGKCIHVHKAVLKIRCEHFRSMFRSQWTEDQQDVIQIDQFSYPVYRSFLQFLYTDTVDLPPEDAIGLLDLATSYCENRLKRLCQQIIKRGITVENAFTLLSAAIRYDAEDLEVFCFRFCVNHLTQVTQTGAFWQVDGAMLKEFISKASRCGAFKN; encoded by the exons ATGGCAGCGGGCCTCACGTCCTGTTGGCTACTGACg GTCTTTGCGTGGGGTTATAATAACTGTGGTCAGATTGGCTCGGGCTCCACAGCCAACCAGCTCTACCCCAGGAAAGTGACGGGCTGCCTGCAGGGCAAGGCTGCTGTCGGCATCACATGTGGACAGACCTCCTCCGTGGCTGTGATCGACAACGGAGAG GTTTATGGCTGGGGATATAATGGGAACGGACAGCTTGGTATCGGTAACAATGGAAACCAGCTCACGCCCTGCCGCGTCGCTGCGCTCCAGGGCCTGTGCATTCAACAG ATCGTGTCAGGCTACGGCCACTGCCTGGCACTAACAGATGAAGGGCTGCTGTACGCCTGGGGAGCAAACACCTACGGTCAACTGGGAACTGGCAACAGGAGCAACCACCTGAAACCAGTCCAAATCATGGCTGACAAAGAGAG GATTGTCGAGGTCGCAGCATGCCATTcaacacacacttcagcagcCAAGACCCAAAGCGGACAG gtgTACATGTGGGGTCAGTGTCGGGGGCAGTCCCTCGTCATGCcacacctcacacacttcacGAGCACTGACGACGTCTTCGCCTGCTTCGCCACGCCGTCCGTCATGTGGAGGCTCATGTCTAtgg AGCACGATGACTTCCTGACCGTCGGGGAGGCTCTGAGGAAAGAGTTCGACAGCCCGGAAACGGCTGACCTGAAGTTCAGCGTTGACGGCAAATGCATTCACGTTCACAAAGCTGTGCTGAAGATCAG GTGTGAGCATTTCCGGTCCATGTTTCGCTCCCAGTGGACGGAGGATCAGCAGGATGTGATCCAGATCGACCAGTTCTCTTACCCCGTCTACAGATCCTTCCTGCAGTTCCTCTACACGGACACTGTTGACCTTCCGCCTGAGGATGCTATCG GCCTGTTGGACCTGGCCACCTCTTACTGTGAAAACCGCCTGAAGCGTCTGTGTCAGCAGATCATCAAGAGAGGAATCACTGTGGAAAATGCCTTTaccctgctgtctgctgccatACGATACGATGCAGAG GACCTGGAAGTGTTTTGTTTCAGGTTTTGCGTAAACCATCTGACTCAGGTGACTCAGACTGGAGCCTTCTGGCAGGTGGACGGAGCCATGCTCAAGGAGTTCATCAGCAAAGCTAGCCGCTGCGGAGCCTTCAAGAACTGA